Genomic window (Leptospira kanakyensis):
AAAATCTATCTCTACCGAAAAAAATCGTGCCCGTTTTTTTCTGTGGAACAGGAGACGTATGAAACAACTCATTTCTATTTTTGCGCTCGTTTTCGCCATTAAGTGTGCGAGTGTACCAACTGCACAACTACCGATAAAGTCTTCCATTTCTGGAAATCCAGTGGAATATAAATTGGATGGAAAAACCTACGAGGGATTTCTCGCCGTTGATTCTTCTGTTATAGGAAAACGTCCTGGTGTCCTTGTGATTCACGAATGGTGGGGAGTGAACGAGTATCCCAAACAAAGAGCCAAACAACTTGCTGATTTAGGTTATGTTGCTTTTGTGATGGATGTTTATGGAAAAGGAATTCTTGCAAAAGACCATGTAGAAGCTGGGAAACTTTCTGGTGCGAATGGAGAACCGAAAGTGATGCTCAAAAAAATCTACAAGGCTCTCGAAATTTTAAAATCAAACCCAAATGTTGATACTAGTAAAATTGGAGCCATCGGATATTGTTTTGGTGGTGGCGGAGTCATTGAACTAGCATTAGATGGTGCTGACTTAAAAGGCGGAGTTGTTTCTTTCCATGGTTTCCTTAGTAGCAAAAACTTGGCTTCCGGTGCAAAAAAAATAAAATCAAAAGTTTTAGTGCATCATGGTGCAGATGATCCTTTTATTCCTAAAACGTCTGTGGAAACATTCATCAAAACAGTGACTGATGCAAAAGCTCCTGTTACTTTTATCTCTCACCCAGGAGCCGTTCATGGATTCACAAGACCTGGGGCAGAAGCTCGTGGACTTCCTGGTCTTGCATATAATGAAAAAGCTGACTACGCATCCTTTGATAGTATGAAGGATTTTTTCACGTCAAACTTTAAATAGACGAGAGGAAGGACAAACAGCGTCAGGGCACTTGCTGAAACTAATCCTCCAATCACTACGGTTGCTAGAGGTCTTTGGACTTCGGCACCTGGTGAGGAACTGATTGCCATAGGTATAAATCCAATGGATGCCAAAAAGGCAGTGGTGAGTACAGGGCGAAGTCTTGACAGTGCAGCCTCTTTCACTGCTTCTTCTTTTCCTTTCCCCTCTTGTTCCAAACTCCGAATGAAACTGATGAGTACAAGTCCATTTAGAACGGCAATTCCAAACAAAGCAATGAATCCCACTCCCGCTGAAATACTAAATGGTAAATTCCTTATGTAAAGAGCAAAAATTCCTCCAGTGATGGCAAACGGAACATTGAGGAAGATGATGATTGCCGCTGATAATTCGTTAAATGCAAAATATAAGATTAAAAAAATAACGAGTAGTGTAATCGGTACAACAATGTATAAAGTTTTTGTTGCAGATTCAAATTTTTCAAACTCACCTCCTGTGGTATAGTGGTAACCTGATGGAAAATTGATTTCTTTTTCTAAAACAGATTGAACAAGTTTTACCGTACTCACCATATCACTTCCTCGAATGTTAAATTGTACTAAAGCATAACGATTTTGATTTTGGTGGTAGATTTGTACAGGCCCGTCTTCAATATAAATTTCTGAAAGTTCGTGTAAGGGAGCAAAACTATTTTTCCCAACCTTAACTGGTATGTTTTTGATTTGTTCTGGGTTTCCACCTACATCTGTTTTCACAACGATATCGAATCGTTTCATTCCTTCATAAACAATACCAGCAGGAACTCCCGAAGAAATGGATCCGGTAACACGACCTATATCGATGATTGATTGGTCGTATCTTGCTAACTTTTCTCTGTTGGGTTTGATCCTTAAATATTCCAATCCATACAATTGTTCGATACGTAGGTCAACGACACCGGGAATGTTTTTGATTTTTTTAGAAATTTCTTCTGCTAAAGATTTTAGTTTTGTTAAATCATCTCCAAAAATTTTGATTCCCACATCGGCTCGGATCCCAGCCATAATTTCATTGTTCCGCATTTCAATTGGTTGTGATAAACCATAAGCCACTTGTGGAGCAACTCTTTCAATGATCTCTTGTAACTTGAGTTCAAGTTCCTCTTTGTTTAGTTTCCATTCGGATCTTGGTTTCATATCCATATACATATCGGTTTTTTCTACACCCATAGGTTCAATGGCAAGTTCTGGTGATCCTGTTCTCGAAACTACTTCTGTGATTTCTGGAATTTCTTTAAGAATGGCCCTTTCTATTTTCATAGAAGATTCTAAAGATTCAGTTAACGTTGTAGATGGATACCGGCTAATTTCGATTAGGAGATTCCCTTCATCTAGTTTTGGTAAAAATTCACCCCCCAACCGAAAGAATAATATAATAGAAAGAAGAAGAATTCCAATACTGGAATAAGTGACTTTTTTAGATTCCTTTAGACAATATT
Coding sequences:
- a CDS encoding dienelactone hydrolase family protein; this translates as MKQLISIFALVFAIKCASVPTAQLPIKSSISGNPVEYKLDGKTYEGFLAVDSSVIGKRPGVLVIHEWWGVNEYPKQRAKQLADLGYVAFVMDVYGKGILAKDHVEAGKLSGANGEPKVMLKKIYKALEILKSNPNVDTSKIGAIGYCFGGGGVIELALDGADLKGGVVSFHGFLSSKNLASGAKKIKSKVLVHHGADDPFIPKTSVETFIKTVTDAKAPVTFISHPGAVHGFTRPGAEARGLPGLAYNEKADYASFDSMKDFFTSNFK